One genomic window of Medicago truncatula cultivar Jemalong A17 chromosome 1, MtrunA17r5.0-ANR, whole genome shotgun sequence includes the following:
- the LOC11431204 gene encoding plasmodesmata-located protein 2 codes for MGFPKKPLFLLLFFIFFTTHFSKSSSSPDYTTLVYKGCSKETFTDPNGAYSQSLSALFGSLVSQSTKTRFFKTTTGNGQNSITGIFQCRGDLTNSDCYSCVSKLPVLSDKLCGKTISARVQLSGCYMLYEVAGFPQVSGMQILFKTCGTTNAAGRGFEERRDTAFSVMENGVVSNHGFYVTTYQSLYVMGQCEGDVGDSDCGECVKSAVQRAQVECGSSISGQIYLHKCFISFSYYPNGVPKGGHSSSGGGSSSSSYSSSFSGQNTGKTVAIILGGIAAVAFLVICLLFARNLVKKRDDY; via the exons atgggTTTTCCAAAAAAACCcctctttcttcttttgttcttcattttcttcacaACCCATTTCTCTAAATCATCATCTTCTCCTGATTACACAACTTTGGTCTACAAGGGTTGTTCAAAAGAAACATTCACAGATCCAAATGGTGCATATTCACAATCACTTTCAGCACTTTTTGGTTCCCTAGTTTCACAATCCACAAAAACAAGATTCTTCAAAACAACAACTGGTAATGGCCAAAACAGCATCACAGGTATCTTCCAATGCAGAGGAGATCTCACAAACTCAGATTGCTACAGCTGTGTTAGCAAGCTACCAGTTCTCTCAGACAAACTCTGTGGCAAAACCATCTCTGCAAGAGTTCAGCTTTCAGGTTGTTACATGCTGTATGAGGTTGCTGGTTTTCCTCAAGTTTCAGGGATGCAGATTCTTTTCAAGACATGTGGAACAACAAATGCTGCTGGAAGAGGGTTTGAAGAGAGAAGAGACACTGCTTTTTCTGTGATGGAAAATGGTGTTGTGAGTAATCATGGTTTTTATGTTACTACTTATCAATCTTTGTATGTTATGGGTCAGTGTGAAGGTGATGTTGGTGATTCTGATTGTGGTGAGTGTGTTAAATCTGCTGTTCAAAGAGCTCAAGTTGAATGTGGAAGTTCTATTTCAGGAcaaatttatttgcataagtgcTTTATTAGTTTTAGTTATTATCCTAATGGGGTTCCAAAGGGTGGTCACTCTTCATCTGGTGGTGGATCATCTTCTTCTAGTTACTCTTCGTCTTTTTCTG GACAAAATACAGGGAAGACTGTGGCAATAATATTAGGAGGTATAGCTGCTGTGGCGTTTTTGGTTATATGCTTGCTATTTGCAAGGAATTTGGTGAAGAAACGTGATG ATTATTGA
- the LOC11435094 gene encoding uncharacterized protein — MYPKVKLRQLHHQDEYEGGDVRNLGLKAFLSLSFHSPTSPVKDHKVVSVPSIVKVPKFYLPQVSIPRVSVTEDFVDCSLTSDSSGSAEPGKDGDTDESKVYIRADLIPRVPVTEDFGEGGLTSDSSGSAEPEKNGDTDESKVYIRVDLIPRVPVTEDFGDGDLASDLSGPGRLEKDHGPEKDGNIDDENKVNIRASPIPRPRAVISSPENDLMIGSRNKIGNGRVYVSKNSTVLPNRHALAQCKVKSHDTTDIPPDTRKSTETKSKDKVDHVGKKKVHKGSVKSDNLHRHWKF, encoded by the exons a TGTATCCAAAGGTGAAATTAAGACAGTTACATCATCAAGATGAATACGAGGGTGGTGATGTAAGAAACCTTGGTTTGAAAGCTTTTCTCTCTTTATCCTTCCACTCTCCTACTTCTCCCG TGAAGGACCATAAAGTTGTCTCTGTGCCATCTATTGTCAAAGTACCAAAGTTTTACTTGCCACAAGTATCAATTCCACGAGTATCTGTAACCGAAGATTTTGTCGACTGCAGTTTGACATCTGATTCTTCTGGTTCTGCAGAACCAGGGAAGGATGGAGATACTGATGAGAGTAAAGTATATATTAGAGCCGATTTGATTCCACGAGTACCTGTTACTGAAGACTTTGGGGAAGGCGGTTTGACATCTGATTCCTCCGGTTCTGCAGAACCAGAGAAGAATGGAGATACTGATGAGAGTAAAGTATATATTAGAGTCGATTTGATTCCACGAGTACCTGTTACCGAAGACTTTGGGGACGGCGATTTGGCATCTGATTTGTCAGGACCTGGGAGACTAGAGAAGGATCACGGACCTGAGAAGGACGGAAATATAGATGATGAGAATAAAGTAAACATCAGAGCCAGTCCAATTCCACGCCCTCGTGCTGTCATTTCTAGTCCTG AAAATGACTTAATGATTGGGAGCAGAAACAAGATTGGAAATGGAAGAGTTTACGTATCGAAGAATAGTACTGTTTTACCAAATAGACATGCTCTTGCTCAATGTAAAGTGAAATCACATGACACTACCGATATTCCTCCGGACACAAGAAAATCCACAGAGACCAAGTCTAAAGATAAAGTTGATCATGTAGGAAAGAAAAAGGTTCATAAAGGTAGCGTAAAATCTGATAACTTACATAGGCACTGGAAGTTTTAG
- the LOC11424440 gene encoding pentatricopeptide repeat-containing protein At1g25360, whose protein sequence is MDVRDLAYRYLTQLNHVSTTQIIARAVHAHILTSGFKPNTFILNRLINIYCKSSNITYARKLFDKIPKPDIVARTTLLSAYSSSGNVKLAQQLFNATPLTIRDTVSYNAMITAYSHGNDGHAALNLFVQMKRYGFLPDPFTFSSVLSALSLIADEERHCQMLHCEVIKLGTLLIPSVTNALLSCYVCCASSPLVKSSQLMASARKVFDETPKNQIYEPSWTTMIAGYVRNDDLVAARELLDGLTYPIDVAWNAMISGYVRRGLYEEAFDTFRRMHSMGIQEDEYTYTSLISACGSCNEKMGMFNCGRQVHGYILRTVVEPSHHFVLSVNNALITFYTKYDRMIEARRVFDKMPVRDIISWNAVLSGYVNAQRIEEANSIFSEMPERNVLTWTVMISGLAQNGFGEEGLKLFNQMKSEGLEPCDYAFAGAITACSVLGSLDNGQQIHSQVIRLGHDSGLSAGNALITMYSRCGVVESAESVFLTMPYVDSVSWNAMIAALAQHGHGVKAIELFEQMMKEDILPDRITFLTILTACNHAGLIKEGRHYFDTMCTRYGITPGEDHYARLIDLLCRAGMFLKAQSVIKSMPFEAGAPIWEALLAGCRIHGNMELGIQAADRLLELIPGQDGTYIILSNMYAALGQWDEVARVRLLMRERGVKKEPGCSWVEVENMVHVFLVDDARHPEVQAVYTYLQQLVNEMKKLGYVPDTKFVLHDMESEHKEHSLSTHSEKLAVVYGIMKLPLGATIRVFKNLRICGDCHNAFKYISKVVEREIVVRDRKRFHHFKNGECSCGNYW, encoded by the coding sequence atGGACGTTCGCGACCTAGCATACCGTTACTTAACACAACTAAACCACGTTTCCACCACACAAATCATCGCACGTGCCGTCCACGCACACATCCTCACCTCCGGTTTCAAGCCCAACACTTTCATCCTCAACCGTCTCATCAATATCTACTGCAAATCCTCCAACATCACTTACGCCCGCAAACTGTTTGATAAAATTCCCAAACCAGATATCGTCGCTCGAACCACCCTTCTCTCTGCTTATTCCTCCTCTGGTAACGTCAAACTAGCTCAGCAACTCTTTAATGCCACCCCACTTACCATCCGTGATACTGTTAGTTACAATGCCATGATCACTGCGTATTCTCATGGTAACGATGGACACGCTGCGCTTAATCTCTTCGTTCAAATGAAAAGATACGGCTTTTTACCTGATCCATTTACGTTCTCCAGCGTGCTTTCTGCTCTATCATTGATAGCGGACGAAGAGCGGCATTGTCAAATGCTACATTGTGAGGTTATCAAATTGGGAACATTGTTGATACCATCTGTTACGAATGCACTTTTAAGTTGCTACGTTTGTTGTGCTTCTTCGCCTTTGGTGAAATCATCACAATTGATGGCTTCTGCTAGGAAGGTTTTTGATGAGACTCCTAAGAATCAGATATATGAACCTTCGTGGACTACTATGATTGCTGGTTATGTTAGGAATGATGATCTTGTTGCAGCACGTGAGCTTCTCGATGGATTGACTTACCCTATTGATGTTGCTTGGAATGCTATGATTTCTGGTTATGTTCGTCGTGGTTTATATGAAGAGGCATTTGACACGTTTAGAAGAATGCATTCAATGGGAATTCAGGAGGATGAGTATACTTACACCAGTTTGATTAGTGCTTGTGGTTCTTGTAATGAGAAAATGGGGATGTTCAATTGTGGAAGACAGGTGCATGGTTATATTCTTAGGACAGTGGTGGAGCCGTCAcatcattttgttttgtctGTTAACAATGCTTTGATTACTTTCTACACTAAGTATGATAGAATGATAGAGGCGAGGCGAGTCTTTGATAAAATGCCTGTGAGAGATATTATTTCCTGGAATGCTGTTTTGTCTGGGTATGTCAATGCGCAGCGCATTGAGGAAGCTAATTCAATTTTCAGTGAGATGCCGGAGAGAAACGTGCTGACTTGGACAGTGATGATATCTGGTTTGGCGCAGAATGGTTTTGGGGAAGAAGGTTTGAAGCTGTTCAACCAGATGAAGTCAGAGGGACTAGAACCTTGCGATTATGCTTTTGCTGGGGCAATTACAGCTTGTTCTGTTCTTGGATCATTGGATAATGGACAGCAAATTCATTCACAGGTAATTCGATTGGGTCATGATTCGGGCCTCTCCGCCGGCAATGCGCTGATTACCATGTACTCAAGGTGCGGTGTTGTTGAGTCTGCTGAGTCCGTGTTTCTCACAATGCCTTATGTGGATTCAGTATCTTGGAATGCCATGATTGCAGCCCTTGCACAACATGGACATGGTGTCAAAGCCATTGAGCTTTTTGAACAGATGATGAAGGAAGATATATTGCCTGATAGGATAACTTTTCTCACAATTCTTACTGCTTGCAATCATGCTGGCTTGATCAAAGAGGGACGCCATTATTTTGATACGATGTGTACCCGTTATGGTATAACCCCAGGAGAGGATCATTATGCCCGTTTGATTGATCTGTTATGTCGTGCGGGTATGTTCTTAAAAGCACAGAGTGTAATAAAATCAATGCCTTTCGAGGCCGGTGCGCCAATTTGGGAAGCTCTTCTTGCTGGTTGTCGGATTCACGGGAACATGGAATTAGGTATTCAAGCTGCTGACCGACTCCTCGAGCTTATTCCAGGGCAAGATGGAACCTACATAATCCTTTCCAACATGTATGCCGCTTTAGGTCAGTGGGATGAAGTTGCCAGGGTGAGGTTATTGATGAGGGAACGGGGAGTGAAGAAAGAACCTGGTTGTAGTTGGGTTGAGGTTGAAAACATGGTGCATGTCTTTTTAGTTGATGATGCTAGGCACCCTGAGGTGCAAGCAGTGTACACATATCTACAGCAGCTGgtaaatgaaatgaagaaattgGGGTATGTCCCTGATACGAAGTTTGTACTACATGATATGGAGTCAGAACATAAAGAACATTCCTTGTCTACGCATAGTGAAAAGCTTGCTGTTGTTTATGGAATTATGAAGCTTCCTTTAGGAGCTACGATTCGGGTTTTCAAAAATTTGAGGATATGTGGGGACTGCCATAATGCATTCAAATACATTTCTAAAGTAGTGGAACGAGAGATAGTTGTGAGAGATAGGAAGAGGTTTCACCATTTTAAAAATGGTGAATGTTCTTGTGGCAATTACTGGTAG